One region of Peribacillus simplex genomic DNA includes:
- a CDS encoding YitT family protein — MKKFVTLLFSSFCIGVGLNLFIIPIHLINGGIFGISLLIKYVWGIQVGHTMIMINIPIYLLSLLYDKTYFFKAILGLAFTSTIIDWLTPLNGLVHLPIITSAIIGGMTIGIGVGFMLRQHISPGGVDLLALLISKSTATNPGIVIFIIDSLIVIAGIIILKDLKLMYSIITISCIGLCVILINSFKSINFFIR, encoded by the coding sequence ATGAAAAAGTTTGTTACATTGCTTTTTTCAAGTTTTTGCATTGGAGTAGGTCTTAACTTATTTATTATCCCCATTCATCTAATAAATGGCGGGATATTTGGCATAAGTTTATTAATCAAATATGTTTGGGGAATCCAGGTTGGACATACTATGATCATGATCAACATTCCCATATACCTTCTATCTCTTCTATACGATAAGACTTATTTCTTTAAAGCCATCCTTGGGTTAGCGTTTACTTCAACCATTATTGATTGGCTAACACCACTAAACGGTTTGGTTCATCTACCGATCATAACGAGTGCCATTATCGGTGGAATGACGATTGGGATTGGTGTTGGTTTTATGCTGAGACAACATATTAGCCCTGGTGGAGTGGATTTGCTAGCACTATTAATCTCAAAAAGCACAGCAACTAATCCAGGAATTGTTATTTTTATTATTGATTCACTAATAGTAATTGCGGGAATTATTATATTGAAAGACTTAAAGTTAATGTATTCCATCATCACGATTTCCTGTATCGGGTTATGCGTCATTTTAATCAATTCTTTTAAGTCAATAAACTTTTTTATAAGATAA
- a CDS encoding SIS domain-containing protein encodes MLKFDEELFLNLVEKEGLAFRGQIEEIVDGITKRGYSNIFLIGAGGTIAMMYPYEYILKSNSTIDVHAEIAAEFMVMNHKHFSKDSVCIFTSVSGTTQETVAAAEYCKEKGATTIALVAEPNTPLTQIADYCITTGSETHSFDTFFMLLYMIVFRFMHNNNEFPQYEQFTKEVSLLPHAILDAVKSFDKKAEEFAITHKDTDYHMMVGSGNLWGNTYSYAMCILEEMQWIQAKSIHAAEFFHGTLELVVEDTSVILLKGEDETRPLMDRVERFVENISKNITVIDTKSFEMEGISEEFRKHFSVSINWSVLSRISVYLERERNHPLSLRRYYRQMEY; translated from the coding sequence ATGCTAAAGTTTGATGAGGAGTTATTTCTAAATCTTGTAGAAAAAGAGGGCCTTGCTTTTAGAGGCCAGATTGAAGAAATCGTAGATGGAATCACAAAAAGGGGCTACAGCAATATTTTCCTTATCGGTGCTGGTGGCACCATAGCCATGATGTATCCATATGAATACATTTTAAAATCAAATTCTACCATCGATGTCCATGCAGAAATTGCTGCTGAGTTCATGGTGATGAATCATAAGCATTTCAGCAAAGATTCAGTCTGTATTTTTACATCTGTATCCGGGACTACTCAAGAAACAGTTGCAGCGGCTGAATATTGTAAAGAAAAAGGCGCAACTACAATCGCTTTAGTTGCAGAGCCAAATACTCCGTTAACACAAATTGCGGATTACTGTATAACGACTGGTTCTGAAACGCACTCTTTTGATACTTTCTTTATGCTTTTGTACATGATCGTCTTCCGTTTCATGCATAACAACAATGAATTCCCGCAATATGAACAATTCACGAAGGAGGTTTCTCTACTTCCGCATGCAATTCTAGATGCCGTAAAATCTTTTGACAAAAAAGCAGAGGAATTTGCCATTACACATAAAGACACGGATTACCACATGATGGTCGGTTCTGGTAACCTATGGGGAAACACTTATTCATATGCCATGTGCATTTTAGAGGAAATGCAATGGATCCAGGCGAAATCCATCCACGCTGCAGAGTTTTTCCATGGTACGCTTGAACTTGTTGTTGAAGATACAAGTGTTATTTTACTAAAAGGGGAAGATGAAACTAGACCGCTGATGGACCGTGTAGAGAGATTTGTAGAAAATATCTCAAAAAATATTACGGTTATTGATACCAAAAGCTTTGAAATGGAAGGCATCAGCGAAGAATTCAGAAAGCATTTTTCTGTTAGCATCAACTGGTCAGTATTAAGTCGAATCAGCGTATACCTTGAGCGTGAAAGAAATCATCCATTATCACTTAGAAGATACTATCGCCAAATGGAATATTAA
- the frlD gene encoding fructoselysine 6-kinase codes for MRTVTVGDNCMDVYQKSGEVYPGGNPLNVAVYLRGLGADSAYIGWVGSDRYSEKMVKAIQEKGVDISHLSRKEGKTAVTFVEMVGNDRKFGEYDEGVMKHFRLTTEELHYIQTYQLIHSGIWGHADKYYSLFKENGMLTSFDFSDQLDHDLVKTLPKFVDYPFFSYTKDDAFIRQFLNDVKNQGSKIAVATLGENGSLAYDGIQFYQCGAVEANVVDTMGAGDSFISGFIYGLLKGQSIENCLELGTESAANTISYFGAW; via the coding sequence ATGAGAACGGTTACAGTCGGAGATAACTGTATGGATGTTTATCAAAAGAGCGGGGAGGTCTATCCTGGGGGTAATCCTTTAAATGTGGCTGTCTATTTAAGAGGGTTAGGTGCTGACTCTGCTTATATCGGCTGGGTGGGCTCCGATCGATACAGTGAAAAAATGGTTAAAGCGATTCAGGAAAAAGGTGTTGATATTTCTCATCTTTCGCGGAAAGAAGGAAAAACAGCTGTTACTTTTGTTGAAATGGTAGGAAATGACCGCAAGTTTGGAGAATACGATGAAGGTGTCATGAAACATTTCCGCTTAACGACAGAAGAACTCCATTACATTCAAACATACCAGCTCATACATTCAGGGATTTGGGGACATGCGGATAAGTACTATTCCTTATTTAAAGAAAATGGAATGCTCACGTCTTTTGATTTCTCAGATCAGCTAGATCATGATCTAGTGAAGACTTTACCGAAGTTTGTTGATTATCCTTTTTTCTCTTATACGAAGGATGATGCTTTTATCCGCCAATTTTTAAATGATGTAAAAAATCAAGGATCTAAAATTGCGGTCGCCACTTTAGGAGAAAATGGTTCACTTGCCTATGACGGCATTCAATTTTATCAATGCGGTGCCGTTGAAGCGAATGTGGTGGATACAATGGGTGCGGGGGATTCCTTCATTTCCGGTTTTATTTATGGATTATTGAAAGGCCAATCTATCGAAAATTGCTTAGAATTGGGTACAGAGTCTGCTGCGAATACCATTAGCTATTTCGGTGCGTGGTGA
- a CDS encoding GntR family transcriptional regulator — protein MNLNPSAPQPLYMQIRQMLKNDIQNGKYKPDEQIPTEAELCETYNVSRITIRKAIEELVKEGTLTRIPRRGTFVASNKFHNELLSISGFSEFSHQLGKIPNSRILRSEIIAAPKDVAGHLLIEEGSPVLELERLMYVDERPLFYDTAHYSLLRFPDLEKKIARDESTYKILLEDYYTEIVSNDKIIDVIGATKIYAKYLECDIGANLFRIVKIAFDANDQPVHLSTFMCETNKVNLTVHRAK, from the coding sequence ATGAATTTAAATCCTTCAGCCCCCCAGCCACTATATATGCAAATAAGGCAAATGTTGAAGAATGATATTCAGAACGGTAAATACAAACCAGATGAACAAATCCCAACCGAAGCAGAGCTTTGTGAAACTTATAACGTTAGCCGCATCACCATTCGAAAAGCAATCGAGGAATTGGTAAAGGAAGGAACACTGACACGTATTCCGCGCAGGGGTACCTTTGTTGCATCTAATAAGTTTCATAATGAGTTGTTATCCATAAGTGGATTCTCAGAGTTTAGTCATCAGCTTGGGAAGATACCGAATTCCCGGATTTTAAGAAGTGAGATCATAGCCGCACCAAAAGATGTTGCAGGTCATCTCCTCATTGAAGAAGGAAGCCCCGTTCTCGAACTGGAGCGACTCATGTATGTAGATGAGCGTCCGCTTTTCTACGATACCGCTCATTATTCGTTACTTCGTTTTCCGGATTTGGAAAAGAAGATCGCAAGGGATGAATCAACTTATAAGATCCTATTGGAAGATTACTATACCGAAATAGTAAGTAACGATAAAATTATAGACGTGATTGGTGCTACAAAAATCTATGCTAAATATTTAGAATGCGATATTGGCGCAAATTTATTTAGAATAGTGAAGATTGCTTTCGATGCAAACGACCAGCCTGTGCACCTCTCAACGTTCATGTGTGAAACCAACAAGGTCAATCTGACTGTTCATCGGGCAAAATAG
- a CDS encoding DinB family protein, which yields MNHPEQVLNMYNYHVWANGVIIDRLTELPQHIYHKDIQSGFSSVSKVLSHIYLTDYTWFDIISGNSMDEAMKSFNLLREVVEKKSIEEMKKTFIDLSERNKALLESVEDMEKVIVVDNPYAGLLETSISESVFHVVTHGSYHRGNIATMLRQMGHTSVMQDFGLYLYSK from the coding sequence ATGAACCACCCCGAACAAGTATTAAATATGTACAACTACCACGTGTGGGCAAATGGAGTTATCATTGATCGTTTAACTGAACTTCCACAGCACATTTATCATAAGGATATTCAGAGTGGTTTTTCTTCGGTATCTAAAGTGTTATCTCACATTTATCTCACAGATTACACTTGGTTTGACATTATCTCAGGTAATAGTATGGATGAAGCAATGAAGTCTTTTAATCTATTAAGAGAAGTGGTGGAAAAGAAAAGTATTGAGGAAATGAAAAAAACATTTATAGACTTATCCGAAAGAAACAAAGCCCTTCTGGAAAGTGTGGAGGATATGGAAAAGGTAATTGTCGTGGATAACCCATATGCTGGGTTGCTTGAAACTTCCATTTCCGAATCGGTATTTCATGTTGTCACTCACGGATCATATCATCGTGGCAATATAGCTACCATGTTGCGACAAATGGGGCACACTTCCGTTATGCAAGATTTTGGCCTTTACCTTTATTCAAAATAG
- a CDS encoding DHA2 family efflux MFS transporter permease subunit produces the protein MNHDKTAITKVRTGPMFAVILAGALIAFLNQTLINIALPQLMNHFDISAATANWLTTIFLLVNGIVIPITAFLMERFNTRQLYLASMGLFALGTFLCGIAPSFSVLLIGRVVQAAGAGILFPLITNVIFTLFPPNRRGFAMGIFGIAMNFAPAVGPTLSGWIIQNYSWRVLFFIIFPFALLNFIFAIFIIKNVGKTSRPELDKMGVILSTIGFGGVLYGFATGGTKGWDSFEVLTMFLVGGISLVLFVWRQFTVKHPILEFRIFRYRMFTLTTIINIIATMGMFSGMIIMPIYMQNIRGFTPMESGLMLLPGGILMGIMSPITGKLFDRFGARWLAVSGLAITIITTYLLTRLQTDTSYSYVVWVYTIRMFGMSILMMPIFTAGLNELALSLNKYGTAMVNTLRMVAGAVGMAFFVSIMTNQGTKHVQEILSQRNISPDNTSQMATAIKQGSVMGVDDAFMIATGLTIIAFILAFYIRQTSPQEDTITNRLSKKTS, from the coding sequence ATGAATCACGACAAAACAGCCATCACTAAAGTACGTACAGGTCCCATGTTTGCGGTGATACTGGCTGGTGCTCTAATCGCTTTCTTAAATCAGACTTTAATCAATATCGCATTGCCTCAATTAATGAATCATTTTGACATATCAGCTGCAACAGCTAATTGGCTTACAACTATCTTTTTATTGGTTAATGGGATTGTCATCCCGATTACCGCTTTCTTAATGGAACGATTTAATACAAGACAATTATATCTAGCTTCGATGGGACTCTTCGCCTTAGGAACTTTTTTATGTGGAATTGCCCCCAGCTTCTCCGTCTTATTGATCGGACGTGTCGTTCAAGCTGCAGGTGCAGGGATTCTATTCCCTTTGATTACAAATGTAATTTTCACTTTATTCCCTCCTAACAGACGTGGATTTGCAATGGGCATCTTTGGTATCGCGATGAATTTTGCCCCAGCCGTAGGACCGACGTTATCAGGATGGATTATCCAAAATTATTCTTGGCGAGTACTGTTTTTTATCATTTTCCCATTTGCCCTGCTTAACTTTATTTTTGCAATTTTCATCATTAAAAATGTAGGTAAAACCAGCCGACCCGAACTCGATAAAATGGGTGTTATTCTATCCACTATCGGATTCGGCGGAGTTCTATACGGATTTGCTACAGGCGGTACCAAGGGGTGGGACAGTTTCGAAGTCCTGACTATGTTCCTTGTTGGAGGAATCAGTTTAGTTTTATTTGTCTGGAGGCAATTTACTGTAAAGCATCCAATTTTGGAATTTAGAATTTTTCGGTATCGGATGTTCACTTTAACGACAATCATCAACATCATCGCAACCATGGGTATGTTCTCTGGCATGATTATCATGCCAATCTATATGCAGAACATTCGTGGGTTCACTCCGATGGAATCCGGTTTAATGCTATTGCCTGGCGGGATTTTAATGGGGATCATGTCCCCTATCACAGGTAAGCTGTTTGATCGATTTGGTGCGAGATGGCTTGCGGTGAGCGGACTTGCCATCACTATCATTACAACCTATCTTTTAACGCGGCTTCAAACAGATACGTCCTATTCTTATGTGGTGTGGGTATATACCATTAGAATGTTCGGAATGTCGATACTGATGATGCCTATCTTCACAGCCGGATTAAATGAATTGGCGCTTAGCCTAAATAAATACGGCACAGCAATGGTCAATACATTGAGAATGGTGGCAGGTGCTGTTGGCATGGCATTCTTTGTGTCCATCATGACAAACCAAGGAACGAAACATGTTCAGGAAATCTTATCTCAAAGGAACATATCACCGGATAATACATCACAAATGGCGACGGCCATTAAACAAGGCAGCGTAATGGGAGTGGATGATGCATTCATGATAGCAACAGGTTTGACCATAATTGCATTCATACTGGCCTTTTATATACGGCAAACTTCACCACAAGAAGATACCATTACAAATCGCCTATCAAAAAAAACATCTTGA
- a CDS encoding IS1182 family transposase gives MIQKQTSMVFSPYMAIYDVVVPKDNMLRKINELIDFSFVLEELRDNYCLHNGRNAVDPIRMFKYLLLKTIHDLSDVDIVERSRYDMSFKYFLGIAPEDPVIDPSSLTKFRKLRLKDINLLDMLIHKTVEIAIEKEIIKNKTIIVDATHTKARYNHKTPKEILMDQSKGLRKVIYSIDEEMKNKFPSKTTTDVLQDEITYCQKLIEVVETEERITQYPKVKEQLNLLKETVSDDIEQLRISKDQDAKIGHKSADSSFFGYKTHIAMSEERIITAATITTGEKTDGKELKALIEKSTAAGMVIETVIGDTAYSEKGNIEYSEENNIKLVAKLNPSVTQGFRKKEEEFQFNKDAGMYVCKAGHLAIRKARQGKKDVATNQTDTYYFDIEKCKICPLKEGCYKEGAKSKTYSVSIKSNEHTEQATFQESEYFKEKSKERYKIEAKNSELKHRHGYDVAKSSGLLGMELQGAMAIFTVNLKRILKLMA, from the coding sequence ATGATTCAAAAACAAACGTCTATGGTTTTTAGTCCATATATGGCCATTTATGATGTAGTGGTTCCAAAGGATAACATGTTACGCAAGATCAATGAACTTATTGACTTTTCTTTTGTGTTGGAAGAATTGAGGGACAACTACTGTCTTCATAACGGTAGGAATGCTGTCGATCCAATACGTATGTTTAAATATTTGCTGCTCAAGACCATTCATGACCTATCAGATGTGGATATAGTTGAGCGTTCCAGGTATGACATGTCCTTTAAATATTTCCTCGGCATTGCTCCAGAAGATCCAGTTATTGACCCTAGCTCCTTAACGAAATTTCGAAAGCTCCGTTTAAAAGACATAAACCTTTTGGATATGCTCATTCATAAAACCGTTGAGATTGCGATTGAAAAGGAAATCATTAAAAACAAAACGATTATTGTGGATGCCACCCACACGAAAGCCAGATACAATCATAAGACTCCAAAAGAAATATTGATGGACCAATCTAAAGGATTAAGAAAAGTAATCTATTCGATAGATGAAGAGATGAAAAATAAATTCCCATCCAAAACCACTACTGATGTATTGCAGGATGAAATTACTTATTGCCAGAAGCTCATCGAGGTAGTGGAAACAGAAGAGCGTATCACCCAATATCCAAAGGTAAAAGAGCAGTTAAATCTATTAAAGGAAACGGTATCCGATGATATCGAACAGTTAAGGATCTCCAAAGACCAAGATGCCAAGATTGGCCACAAGAGTGCTGACTCTTCTTTCTTTGGATACAAAACACATATTGCGATGAGTGAGGAACGAATCATTACAGCTGCGACTATCACTACAGGTGAAAAAACGGACGGTAAAGAATTAAAGGCATTAATTGAAAAGAGCACGGCTGCCGGTATGGTGATTGAGACCGTGATTGGCGATACAGCTTACTCAGAGAAGGGAAATATTGAATACAGTGAAGAAAATAACATTAAACTAGTCGCAAAATTGAATCCTTCTGTTACACAGGGATTCCGGAAGAAGGAAGAGGAATTTCAATTTAATAAGGATGCAGGAATGTACGTTTGTAAGGCTGGGCATTTGGCTATCAGGAAAGCTCGCCAGGGCAAAAAAGATGTAGCGACGAATCAAACAGATACCTATTACTTCGATATAGAAAAGTGTAAGATTTGTCCCTTAAAAGAGGGCTGTTATAAAGAAGGAGCGAAAAGCAAGACCTATTCTGTCAGTATTAAATCCAATGAACATACAGAACAGGCTACATTCCAGGAAAGTGAGTATTTTAAAGAAAAATCAAAAGAACGTTATAAAATAGAAGCGAAAAACAGTGAATTGAAACACAGACACGGGTATGATGTTGCAAAATCCTCGGGTCTACTTGGCATGGAATTACAAGGAGCAATGGCTATTTTCACCGTTAACTTGAAAAGAATATTGAAATTAATGGCCTAA
- a CDS encoding DoxX family protein yields MKKTKIIYWIFTGLLVALMVLGSIPDIMSAPDAVALFNDLGYPTYLLPFIGIAKLLGVVAILIPGFPRIKEWAYAGFVFDLTGAMYSSISVGDPASGWLLFIIGYILIAGSYIYHHKIIKSATSCTLSNKNS; encoded by the coding sequence ATGAAAAAAACAAAAATTATATATTGGATCTTTACAGGGCTTTTGGTGGCATTAATGGTTTTGGGTTCTATTCCGGATATAATGTCTGCTCCCGATGCAGTCGCTTTATTTAATGATTTAGGTTATCCTACCTACCTCCTACCCTTTATTGGAATTGCAAAATTATTAGGTGTCGTAGCAATACTTATTCCTGGCTTTCCAAGAATCAAGGAATGGGCTTATGCCGGTTTTGTATTTGACTTGACGGGTGCTATGTATTCAAGCATATCAGTGGGCGACCCCGCCAGTGGATGGCTGCTTTTCATTATCGGATATATTTTGATAGCCGGCTCTTATATTTACCATCATAAAATAATAAAATCCGCTACATCGTGTACTTTGAGCAATAAGAATAGCTAA
- a CDS encoding TIM barrel protein, whose protein sequence is MNIAGMNITFRHFPFHYFLDCMDNLGINSIELWGGEPHLYVYRNILGNIRSLRRELKSRNMKIICYTPEQCIYPYNIASSDAHWRKKSMEYFMENLYAALELDTNMMLITSGIGDFSVSQEESWKYASDSIFQLTKVAEMEGLILVLEPLTKYESNLVIDSKGLKKMLEEIQSTSLKGMIDTVSMHLAGETPDEYYSFLPELGHFHLIDGDGQSDAHLALDDGVLNWREYLTSLQSHRYKGSCTLEIMGSNYYQNPIDAIKKSIEKVRELGI, encoded by the coding sequence TTGAATATTGCGGGGATGAATATAACTTTTAGGCATTTCCCTTTTCATTATTTTTTGGATTGCATGGACAACCTTGGGATTAATAGCATTGAGTTATGGGGTGGGGAGCCGCATTTGTATGTTTATCGAAACATATTAGGAAATATAAGGAGTTTGAGAAGGGAACTTAAGTCTAGAAATATGAAAATCATTTGCTATACCCCCGAACAATGTATCTATCCTTATAACATTGCATCCTCGGATGCTCATTGGCGAAAAAAAAGCATGGAATATTTTATGGAAAATCTTTATGCCGCGCTGGAGTTAGACACAAACATGATGCTTATCACTTCTGGAATAGGGGACTTTTCTGTCTCACAAGAGGAATCATGGAAATATGCAAGTGACTCAATCTTTCAATTAACCAAAGTAGCTGAGATGGAAGGTTTGATTCTTGTTTTAGAGCCATTGACAAAGTATGAATCCAATCTGGTAATCGACTCAAAAGGGCTGAAGAAAATGTTAGAGGAAATCCAATCTACTTCATTAAAAGGAATGATAGATACGGTTTCCATGCATCTGGCGGGTGAAACACCTGATGAGTACTATTCCTTCCTTCCCGAATTAGGCCATTTTCACCTAATTGACGGGGATGGTCAATCAGATGCACATTTGGCACTGGATGATGGGGTTTTAAATTGGAGGGAATATTTAACAAGCCTTCAAAGCCATCGTTACAAAGGAAGTTGTACTTTAGAGATTATGGGATCAAATTATTATCAAAATCCAATAGATGCAATCAAAAAGTCAATTGAAAAAGTTAGGGAATTGGGAATTTAA
- a CDS encoding amino acid permease, translating to MSNGTLTRKLGFWSALAIAVGTTIGSGIFVSSGDVAKAAGTPSISILAWIIGGVIAIPQVMVLAELSTAYPQNGSGYVYLNKAGWRPLAFLYGWATFWALDPPSISIMALAIVSYLATFFPFFSGVAGKLLGIAIILLITSIHYRSVKEGGLFQVIITAIKIIPFLIVIVLGIMYMNPDNFAYTPGPGAQKSSLIGGVSATTWAYTGMAAICFMAGEFKNPGKILPRALISSVFIVLALYTLLAVCVIGLMPFDELINSNAAVSEAVKYIPGLSDIASSFVAITAIIVILGSLSSCIMFQPRLEYAMAKDGLFFQRFARVHPKYETPSFSIIVQVTYACILVCFSNLTVLLGYFTLIQLVINIMDFAAVYKCRKRDDYNPIYRMPMWRLTTFLAILGASWLAWGTFTWAPIQGVIAALIVIVTGLPVYYYWERKYGSNKNNDSDIVA from the coding sequence ATGAGTAATGGCACACTTACACGAAAACTGGGTTTTTGGTCTGCTCTGGCTATTGCTGTTGGAACTACAATAGGGTCGGGTATTTTTGTCTCATCCGGTGATGTTGCAAAGGCTGCGGGTACTCCTTCAATTTCCATTCTAGCCTGGATAATAGGCGGGGTGATTGCCATTCCGCAAGTAATGGTGCTGGCGGAGTTATCGACAGCATACCCCCAAAATGGAAGCGGTTACGTTTATTTAAATAAAGCTGGGTGGAGGCCTCTGGCATTTTTATATGGATGGGCCACTTTCTGGGCGTTGGACCCTCCATCCATATCGATTATGGCCTTAGCCATCGTTTCTTATTTAGCAACCTTTTTCCCATTTTTCTCTGGGGTCGCCGGGAAATTATTGGGTATTGCGATCATCCTGCTCATCACATCGATTCATTATCGAAGTGTGAAGGAGGGAGGTCTTTTCCAAGTCATTATCACGGCTATCAAAATCATTCCTTTCCTGATTGTCATTGTCTTGGGAATTATGTATATGAATCCTGATAACTTTGCTTATACACCAGGACCTGGTGCCCAAAAGTCAAGTTTAATAGGTGGTGTATCCGCAACCACATGGGCATATACGGGAATGGCTGCGATTTGTTTCATGGCTGGGGAGTTCAAAAATCCAGGGAAAATACTTCCACGAGCTCTTATTAGTTCGGTATTCATCGTGTTGGCTTTATATACGCTGTTAGCCGTTTGTGTCATCGGTTTGATGCCGTTTGATGAATTAATCAACTCCAATGCGGCTGTTTCTGAAGCTGTAAAATATATTCCGGGATTATCTGATATTGCATCATCATTCGTGGCCATTACGGCGATTATTGTTATCTTGGGTTCGCTGAGTTCTTGCATAATGTTTCAGCCCCGCCTTGAGTACGCAATGGCAAAGGACGGACTATTCTTTCAACGTTTTGCAAGAGTTCATCCTAAATATGAAACTCCAAGTTTCTCTATCATCGTTCAGGTTACGTATGCATGTATACTTGTGTGCTTCAGTAATTTAACAGTATTACTTGGCTATTTCACACTGATTCAATTGGTAATTAACATCATGGACTTTGCCGCTGTTTATAAATGCCGTAAAAGGGATGATTATAATCCAATCTATCGTATGCCAATGTGGAGGTTAACGACGTTTTTAGCTATTCTTGGAGCATCATGGCTGGCCTGGGGAACATTTACTTGGGCGCCTATTCAAGGAGTGATTGCAGCGCTGATCGTTATCGTAACAGGTCTGCCGGTATACTATTATTGGGAAAGGAAATATGGATCAAACAAAAATAACGACAGTGATATCGTGGCTTAG